AGATCGACGGTGATGGATTCGTCGTCGCCGTCGCCGGCTCCGGTGAGGTTGTCACCGGTGTGTTTGATGGAACTGTCCTTGCTCTTCAGGTTGCCGAAGAACACGGCATCCAGCAGTTGTTTGTTGCTGTCGAACAGGATGGCCGAGGCGTCGAGATCAATTTCAACCGCTTTCGACCCGCCGAAGAAGCCCCGTTTGACGGGAACCGCCGAGTCCCAGCCCAGTCCCAGCCGGATCTTCGTTAGCGACTCCCCGTTTTGCTTGGTCAGCGACAGCGACTGGCCCTTAGTAAGAGTTAACCCCATTGTCGTGCTCCTGTTCTTTATTTACTTGGCAACTGTGGAAAGTTCGGCCGGTTCTGTTCCCACCGCGAGTTTGGTCTTCTTCTTGTTGCGAATGACTGAACCCGCGAACGCTGCCCCAATGAAGACAACCCCGATTAGTCCGGTGATGACTTCATTGACTGGCACGGAAATGGTCACGAGAAGAATAATGGCGAGGGCGCCGATTGCCCAGTGGGCGCCATGATCGAGATATTCGAATTCGTCAAGCGTTCCTTCGCGGACGAGGTAAACCGTCAGCGAGCGGACAAACATTGCCCCAATAAGACCTAAACCAAGGGCAATGATGATCGGGTCTGACGTGATGGCGAACGCGCCGATGACGCCGTCGAAGGAGAAGGAGGCGTCAATGACTTCCAGGTACAGGAACAGCATGAAGGCAGCTTTTCCAGCGAGCTTTGCAGGGCCGCTCGGGCCAGAGTGGACGGCTGCAGCGGCGTCCTCGAAATCAACGTCCCCGTCTCCGTCTACATCGAATAGGTTTCCGAGCCCGTTGACCAGGAGGTAGGTAATCATCCCCATGAGACCCGACAACAGTACGATGCCCTGCTTTTCTCCGGACAGGAATCCTGCGACTGCGAGGACCACGAGGCCTACAACCATCGACGATCCTTCCAGCCTGCCGAACTTGGCGAGTGGAATCTCCAGGGCTTTAATCCATTTAATGTCTCGGTCCTCGAAAATGAAATCCAAGAAGAGCATCAGAAGGAAGAGTCCGCCGAAGGCGGCGATTTGTGGGTGGGCTTCATGCAGCAAATAGCCGTACGTTCCCGGTGTGTGTGGATCCCCCTTTTGGAGTGCCAGGTTAACGGCCTCGATTGGATTCAACTTGGCGGTCACACCGACAATCAGAAGCGGGAAAAGGATGCGCATTCCGAACACGGCGATCACGATGCCAACGGTGAGGAACATTTTTTGCCAGAACGGATTCATCCGCTCGAGGATGCGGGCGTTGACCACCGCATTATCGAAGCTGAGGCTAATTTCAAGGACGCCGAGAATGAGGCACAAGATGAGGGCT
This genomic interval from Arthrobacter sp. SLBN-100 contains the following:
- a CDS encoding DUF475 domain-containing protein, which codes for MFLKTFGWSFGITAAALVIAFLYGGPQALILCLILGVLEISLSFDNAVVNARILERMNPFWQKMFLTVGIVIAVFGMRILFPLLIVGVTAKLNPIEAVNLALQKGDPHTPGTYGYLLHEAHPQIAAFGGLFLLMLFLDFIFEDRDIKWIKALEIPLAKFGRLEGSSMVVGLVVLAVAGFLSGEKQGIVLLSGLMGMITYLLVNGLGNLFDVDGDGDVDFEDAAAAVHSGPSGPAKLAGKAAFMLFLYLEVIDASFSFDGVIGAFAITSDPIIIALGLGLIGAMFVRSLTVYLVREGTLDEFEYLDHGAHWAIGALAIILLVTISVPVNEVITGLIGVVFIGAAFAGSVIRNKKKTKLAVGTEPAELSTVAK
- a CDS encoding TerD family protein, whose protein sequence is MGLTLTKGQSLSLTKQNGESLTKIRLGLGWDSAVPVKRGFFGGSKAVEIDLDASAILFDSNKQLLDAVFFGNLKSKDSSIKHTGDNLTGAGDGDDESITVDLGSVAPNVAHIVFVITSYSQQTFDMVENAFCRVIDESLSTSPEVAKYQLTESGRHTAMIMAKLSRGASGWTFQAIGAPANGKTVHDVVQPAASAL